One window of the Nicotiana tabacum cultivar K326 chromosome 4, ASM71507v2, whole genome shotgun sequence genome contains the following:
- the LOC107784278 gene encoding auxin-binding protein ABP19a, with product MFKLLFLLGIFILGSNAAVQDFCVADLKGPESPAGYSCKSVANVTVDDFVFSGLSAAGNTASIIKAAVTPAFAAQFPGLNGLGLSAARLDLAPGGVIPFHTHPGASEVLLVIQGSITAGFVSSANAVYLKTLKKGDLMVFPQGLLHFQVSDAGYTSVGFVFFSSSSPGLQITDFALFANDLPTKLVEATTFLDEATIKKLKGVLGGTN from the coding sequence ATGTTTAAACTTCTCTTTCTCTTGGGTATCTTCATCTTGGGCAGCAATGCTGCTGTCCAAGATTTCTGCGTCGCAGATCTCAAAGGCCCAGAATCACCTgctggctattcttgcaaaagtGTAGCCAATGTAACAGTCGACGATTTCGTGTTTTCTGGGCTTAGTGCAGCTGGAAACACAGCAAGCATAATCAAAGCTGCAGTTACACCAGCATTTGCAGCCCAATTTCCAGGCCTTAATGGGCTTGGGCTTTCTGCAGCCCGTTTGGACTTAGCTCCAGGTGGTGTGATTCCATTTCACACTCACCCTGGTGCTTCTGAAGTTTTACTTGTAATTCAAGGTTCAATTACAGCTGGTTTTGTTTCTTCAGCAAATGCTGTTTACTTAAAGACACTTAAAAAAGGTGATCTTATGGTATTTCCACAAGGTTTATTGCATTTTCAAGTGAGTGATGCTGGTTACACTTCTGTTGGTTTTGTATTCTTTAGCAGCTCTAGTCCTGGACTTCAGATAACAGATTTTGCCTTATTTGCTAATGATTTGCCAACTAAGTTGGTAGAAGCTACCACTTTCCTAGATGAAGCTACAATTAAGAAGCTCAAGGGTGTTCTTGGAGGCACTAACTAA
- the LOC107784276 gene encoding protein NODULATION SIGNALING PATHWAY 1-like: protein MIKHQNSLSYHPSSWFSDTMTIDEPEPNSNSDPISEWLRTLSDVPTFFDEPYNYPEDLNFYGDSWWIPLNQDTHIVNHDISDNNICTSFNYSSPVNAATSTMPPEPIILDHPQPLDLSKKRKTSGSDHNPKVSRKNQNRQMNEVDEIKKSTGQKRVTNKSTTNNGNSKEGRWAEHLLNPCAAAITVGNMNRVQHLLYVLHELASFTCDANHRLAAHGLHALTHHLSSPGSSSSSVAVTNFASANHKFFRDSLINFNDISPWFRIPNNVANSSVLQILGERDKLKNLHILDIGVSHGVQWPTLLEELTRRSGGPPPLVRLTVITPTIENGEFRGTPFVIGPPGYNFSSQLLAFAKAININLQINRLDNFPLQNLNSQVINSSSDDETLVICAQFRLHNLHHSNSNERTELLRILKNLEPKGVVLSENNIECSCNSCGDFATSFSRRVEYLWRFLDSTSVAYKGRESEERRMMEGEAAKALTNTGEMNERKEKWCERMRSVGFVKEVFGEDAIDGARALLRKYDSNWEMRVEERDGCVDLWWKGQPISFSSLWKIDSQCK from the coding sequence ATGATCAAACACCAAAATAGTCTCTCCTATCATCCTTCTTCTTGGTTTTCAGATACAATGACCATTGACGAGCCTGAGCCTAATTCCAATTCCGACCCCATCTCAGAGTGGCTACGTACTTTATCTGATGTTCCAACCTTCTTCGACGAACCTTATAATTACCCCGAGGATTTAAATTTCTATGGAGACTCATGGTGGATTCCTCTAAATCAAGATACGCATATCGTTAATCACGACATCAGCGACAACAATATTTGTACTTCATTCAACTATAGCTCCCCGGTCAACGCAGCAACTAGCACAATGCCTCCCGAGCCTATCATTTTGGATCATCCACAGCCGTTGGATCTGTCCAAGAAGAGGAAAACATCAGGCTCTGATCATAATCCAAAGGTGTCAAGGAAGAATCAGAACCGTCAGATGAATGAGGTAGATGAAATCAAGAAATCAACAGGACAGAAGAGAGTAACAAACAAATCGACAACAAATAACGGTAACAGCAAAGAAGGAAGATGGGCAGAGCATTTGCTCAACCCTTGTGCTGCAGCTATTACTGTTGGTAACATGAACCGCGTGCAACATCTGTTGTACGTTCTCCACGAGCTCGCGTCGTTCACATGCGACGCGAACCATAGGCTCGCAGCTCATGGACTCCATGCGCTGACACATCATCTCTCTTCCCCTGGCTCATCCTCTTCATCTGTTGCTGTTACTAATTTCGCTTCTGCAAATCATAAATTCTTCAGGGACTCATTGATCAATTTCAATGATATTAGTCCCTGGTTCCGAATCCCGAATAACGTCGCCAACTCATCCGTTCTACAAATTCTTGGAGAACGGGATAAGCTAAAGAACCTTCACATCCTTGATATTGGAGTCTCTCACGGCGTTCAGTGGCCAACTCTTCTTGAAGAGTTGACTCGACGATCAGGTGGGCCACCACCGTTAGTTCGACTAACGGTTATTACGCCCACCATTGAGAACGGAGAATTCAGGGGCACCCCATTTGTGATCGGCCCGCCTGGTTACAATTTTTCATCGCAACTACTAGCCTTTGCTAAGGCTATTAACATCAATCTACAGATCAACAGACTGGACAATTTCCCTCTTCAGAATCTTAATTCTCAAGTCATAAATTCTTCTTCGGATGATGAAACATTAGTCATCTGTGCTCAGTTTAGACTCCACAATTTGCATCATAGTAACTCGAATGAAAGGACAGAGTTGTTGAGAATATTGAAGAATTTGGAGCCGAAAGGAGTAGTTCTCAGCGAGAATAACATTGAGTGTAGCTGCAATAGTTGCGGGGACTTTGCAACGAGCTTTTCAAGGCGAGTGGAGTACTTATGGAGGTTTTTGGACTCGACAAGTGTAGCGTACAAAGGGCGTGAGAGCGAAGAAAGGAGGATGATGGAAGGAGAAGCAGCAAAGGCGCTAACGAACACGGGAGAAATGAATGAAAGGAAGGAGAAATGGTGTGAAAGAATGAGGAGTGTTGGATTTGTGAAGGAGGTGTTTGGAGAAGACGCCATTGACGGGGCTCGGGCGTTGTTGAGGAAGTATGATAGCAATTGGGAGATGAGAGtggaagagagagatggctgtgTTGATCTATGGTGGAAAGGGCAGCCTATTTCATTCTCTTCATTATGGAAGATAGATTCTCAATGCAAATGA
- the LOC142180391 gene encoding uncharacterized protein LOC142180391, producing the protein MIDKVDIIFNYGGDWVISPVSEFTVNAQDTTYHTETYGVDVEVASDCEHSLGSYDFSESDCNGYDYEELESINKQRRRVVSDRLENFKELELGMTFKDMKEARQFINFYALANKKGLWVVKSDSTRSKYKYDTGCPFVCLISQNGRTVGYKIKTLNPNHNCNPCFKNKRASAKTLAQYFKNKVQDNPKYKVKDMRGELDTDLSLNVTKSTLKRAKRLALEKLEGSFLDDYNKLEAYGQEIKHSNPGSDVVINISNDALAEGKRRFLRMYICFQAMKHGWKDVLRPLIGLDGTFLKGKCKGQLLVAIGQDCMNQFYPLAWAVVDKDSSRTWS; encoded by the coding sequence atgattgataaagtcgatattATTTTCAATTATGGGGGTGATTGGGTAATTTCTCCTGTGTCTGAATTCACAGTCAATGCACAAGACACTACATACCACACTGAAACTTATGGTGTAGATGTTGAAGTAGCCAGTGATTGTGAACATAGCCTTGGTTCCTATGATTTTTCTGAATCTGATTGTAATGGCTATGATTATGAAGAACTTGAGAGTATTAACAAGCAAAGGAGGAGAGTAGTGTCTGATAGGTTAGAAAACTTCAAGGAGTTGGAGCTTGGGATGACATTTAAGGACATGAAGGAAGCTAGACAATTTATCAATTTCTATGCTTTAGCTAACAAGAAAGGGTTGTGGGTTGTTAAAAGTGACTCAACAAGAAGTAAATATAAGTATGATACAGGTTGCCCATTTGTATGTCTCATATCCCAGAATGGTAGGACTGTTGGGTACAAAATCAAAACCTTGAATCCAAACCATAATTGTAATCCTTGTTTCAAAAATAAGAGAGCTAGTGCAAAGACTTTAGCTCAATATTTTAAGAACAAGGTACAAGACAATCCAAAGTACAAGGTAAAGGATATGAGGGGAGAACTGGATACTGATTTAAGTTTGAATGTCACTAAGTCCACTCTAAAAAGGGCAAAAAGATTAGCTCTTGAGAAGCTAGAGGGTAGTTTTCTTGATGACTACAATAAGCTTGAGGCATATGGACAGGAGATTAAGCATAGTAATCCTGGTAGTGATGTAGTCATTAACATATCAAATGATGCTTTGGCTGAAGGAAAGAGAAGGTTTTTGAGGATGTACATATGCTTCCAAGCTATGAAGCATGGATGGAAAGATGTCTTAAGGCCACTAATAGGCTTGGATGGTACTTTTCTGAAGGGAAAATGTAAAGGTCAGTTGTTGGTTGCCATAGGGCAAGATTGTATGAACCAGTTCTATCCACTTGCTTGGGCAGTGGTGGACAAAGATTCTAGCAGAACTTGGAGCTAG
- the LOC107784277 gene encoding uncharacterized protein LOC107784277, producing MEILRLCFYNLLSFYLSVFATILRWILSPLPSIKRFPIFVPFIDAYISLLFRFSNLSSCTLDLDEHTTIHFWAPNHRHFNKPNLVLIHGYGGDAKWQFMYQVQSLARSFNLYIPDLLFFGKSYTTRPERTEEFQAKCVVEGLKGLGVKKCSMFSISYGGFVGYKMAEMYPEMVEKVVILSSGVGCTKEQKEEQLKKIGRDPVELLIPAKPEDLHVLVNMSIYKYNPFKWAPDAFLQEFIDLMCRSYLKEKQELVYHLLSDHTDCMLPILTQETMLIWGDKDRVFPLMFGQQLQRHLGPRAKLEIIKNTGHAANIESPDSVNALIKTFILQRNQEEEHVKFTHQNMDINGCI from the exons ATGGAGATTCTGCGCCTCTGCTTCTACAATCTCTTATCCTTCTATCTCTCCGTCTTCGCCACCATTCTCCGTTGGATTCTCTCCCCTTTACCCTCTATCAAACGCTTCCCTATCTTCGTCCCTTTCATTGACGCTTACATTTCCTTATTATTCCGCTTCTCCAATCTCTCGTCATGCACCCTCGATTTAGACGAGCACACCACTATCCACTTCTGGGCCCCTAATCATCGCCATTTCAACAAGCCTAATCTCGTCTTGATCCACGGTTACGGCGGCGACGCTAAGTGGCAGTTCATGTACCAAGTCCAATCCTTGGCCCGATCGTTCAACCTCTATATTCCGGACCTGCTCTTCTTCGGGAAATCGTATACGACCCGACCCGAACGAACTGAGGAATTTCAAGCGAAATGTGTAGTGGAAGGGTTAAAGGGACTGGGAGTGAAAAAGTGTTCGATGTTTTCCATTAGCTACGGCGGATTTGTGGGGTATAAAATGGCGGAGATGTATCCGGAAATGGTGGAGAAAGTGGTGATACTGAGTAGCGGAGTTGGGTGCACGAAAGAACAGAAGGAGGAGCAGTTGAAGAAAATTGGAAGAGATCCGGTGGAATTGCTGATACCAGCAAAACCGGAGGATTTGCATGTGCTGGTGAACATGTCAATTTACAAGTATAATCCTTTCAAGTGGGCCCCTGATGCTTTCCTCCAGGAATTCATCGAT ttaatgTGCAGAAGTTACCTGAAGGAGAAGCAAGAGCTAGTGTACCACTTGCTGTCCGATCATACAGATTGCATGTTGCCCATCTTAACTCAG GAAACGATGCTTATTTGGGGTGATAAAGACAGAGTTTTCCCTCTTATGTTCGGCCAACAATTGCAAAG ACATCTGGGGCCTAGAGCGAAACTGGAAATAATCAAGAACACAGGACATGCAGCGAACATTGAATCTCCTGATTCAGTCAATGCTTTGATTAAAACGTTTATCTTGCAGCGTAACCAAGAAGAGGAGCATGTCAAGTTCACTCATCAAAACATGGACATAAATGGTTGCATCTAG